The following proteins are co-located in the Anser cygnoides isolate HZ-2024a breed goose chromosome 2, Taihu_goose_T2T_genome, whole genome shotgun sequence genome:
- the LOC106037612 gene encoding desmoglein-2 isoform X2 translates to MLSHPNSLIRQKREWTVPPAFIREEEDNSYRNPIARIHSDREDTGIVVTYTISGQGVTEPPYGLFVIDGKTGNLNITGRVDREKTPMLFLRGHALDKNGAKLEDPIDLPIKIVDINDNPPVFSHEVFVGSVEELSETGTIVLKINATDADEPNNLNSKIAFRIISQSPSSAFSMNKDTGEVQVASINLDRETQSSYSLMVEAKDRGGASDGNGATCSLEIKILDVNDNLPVVEGQTFEGSIEENRANVEIMRIKVFDRDEEFSDNWLANFSFVSGNEGGFFRIVTDTKTNEGILTLVKELNYEEMQSLNLGVVVTNKAEFHKSIKNSYKAQTIPIKIKVINVREGPVFPGGTKIITASESLRVTQVIGQYQALDEDTGKVATNIKYFKGRDAANWIKINPVTGEIQLAKSLDYESQYVVNGTYTFTMLGVTTDLPAKTVTGTVVIEVKDENDNCPIIKNPVQTVCSDAKLINVTASDLDSYPNSAPFTFTIIDEPEGTAKDWIIAYRNDTSVQLVPQNLKVGRSEVPFLIQDLQGFSCAQSQSLQLTVCTCAADGGCKEKLIASPSVGLGPGAIALIILAFLLLLLLPLLLLLCPCGSGAKGFAAIPDCSEEMLRKWNSEGAAPEEKPLQSIITPTALGNSRGVTTGAAAAAGAATTAAAAGGMSAEEAAACGGSSASNVRGHCSIVTREGWEEQRHLLSGADYHARAAAAGGVEGMAAGEGNVVAAGRGVAMGTAGAMNEEFLRDYFNDKAVSFAEEDEAQAARDCLLVYSQGESGSPHGSIGCCSFIEGDFDDRFLDDLGDKFKTLAEICIGRHIDMKDGSSRNESGFGVHDASSRLLNQQKAFSSKQAFTSGSHFSSAPPAQAGGGMGQEAMSQEVVTETTFSSQQHDARPHPTSYAETNVTVTETSYSAGGPPHSAAVFLDPQFSENVVVTERVLAPASSLQGMVEIPDLPSGSNVVVTERMVKSEGARAGAVTVQDLTDSKYVVVRERERVLVPAAEQGSLSYPTLSDGQSIVVNEKVLTASGGTGRAEQANSAGAGRQEHVLITDSLMNQVGSAVDGAPPSSSTLSKSSRVTKYSTVQYTRS, encoded by the exons CTCAGAGGTCATGCATTAGATAAGAATGGAGCAAAACTGGAAGATCCAATAGACCTCCCAATTAAAATTGTGGATATAAATGACAATCCTCCAGTGTTTTCACATGAAGTTTTTGTTGGTTCAGTTGAAGAATTAAGTGAAACAG gtACAATTGTATTGAAGATAAATGCAACAGATGCAGATGAACCAAATAACCTGAATTCCAAAATTGCTTTCAGGATCATATCCCAAAGCCCTAGTTCTGCATTCAGCATGAATAAAGATACTGGAGAGGTTCAAGTAGCTTCAATAAACCTTGACAGAgag aCACAAAGTAGCTATTCTTTGATGGTAGAAGCAAAAGATCGTGGTGGTGCGTCTGATGGAAATGGTGCAACATGTTCTTTAGAAATCAAGATTTTGGATGTCAATGACAACCTGCCTGTGGTTGAAGGTCAAACA TTTGAAGGAAGCattgaagaaaacagagcaaatgtGGAAATTATGCGAATAAAAGTGTTTGACAGAGATGAAGAGTTTTCTGATAACTGGCTGGCAAATTTTTCGTTTGTTTCTGGTAATGAAGGAGGCTTTTTTCGTATAGTAACAGATACCAAAACAAATGAAGGAATTTTGACTCTTGTAAAG GAACTAAACTatgaagaaatgcaaagctTAAACTTGGGTGTTGTTGTtacaaacaaagcagaattCCACAAGTCAATTAAAAACAGTTATAAAGCACAAACTATTCCAATCAAAATTAAAGTGATTAATGTGCGGGAAGGCCCTGTATTCCCCGGTGGCACAAAAATTATTACAGCAAGTGAGAGCCTGCGTGTAACCCAGGTTATTGGACAGTATCAAGCACTTGATGAAGACACAGGAAAAGTAGCAACGAACATAAA ATACTTCAAAGGAAGAGACGCAGCAAACTGGATCAAGATAAATCCAGTTACAGGTGAAATCCAGCTTGCCAAAAGCCTTGATTATGAATCACAATATGTAGTAAACGGCACCTACACTTTCACCATGTTGGGTGTAACTACTG ATCTTCCTGCGAAAACAGTCACTGGCACAGTTGTTATTGAAGTTAAAGATGAGAATGATAACTGCCCAATTATCAAGAATCCTGTGCAGACTGTGTGTTCAGATGCAAAACTAATTAATGTAACAGCTAGTGATTTGGATAGTTACCCCAACAGTGCTCCCTTCACCTTCACTATCATTGATGAGCCAGAAGGGACAGCAAAAGATTGGATAATTGCATACAGAAATg ACACCAGCGTGCAGCTGGTCCCCCAAAACCTGAAGGTGGGCAGATCTGAAGTTCCCTTCTTAATACAGGATTTGCAAGGGTTCAGCTGTGCTCAGTCTCAGTCCCTGCAATTGACTGTTTGTACGTGTGCAGCTGATGGCGGATGCAAAGAGAAGCTTATTGCCAGTCCGTCAGTGGGCCTGGGACCAGGAGCGATTGCACTAATCATCTTGGCGTTTTTACTTTTGCTAC TTCTTCCACTGTTACTGCTGTTGTGTCCATGTGGCTCGGGAGCAAAGGGATTTGCTGCAATACCAGACTGCAGCGAAGAGATGTTGCGTAAATGGAACAGCGAAGGAGCAGCTCCTGAAGAGAAG CCACTGCAAAGCATCATCACACCCACTGCACTGGGGAACTCTAGAGGAGTGAccactggagcagcagcagcagcaggagcagcaacaacagcagcagcagcaggaggaatgaGTGCAGAGGAAGCTGCAGCATGCGGAGGCAGCTCTGCCTCTAACGTAAGAGGGCATTGCAGCATCGTTACCAGGGAAGGATGGGAAGAGCAAAGACATCTCCTTTCTGGTGCTGATTACCatgccagagctgcagcagctggaggtgtTGAAGGCATGGCAGCTGGAGAAGGCAACGTGGTAGCAGCTGGAAGAGGTGTGGCAATGGGAACTGCAGGAGCCatgaatgaagaatttttaaGAGACTACTTCAATGAC AAAGCTGTCTCTTTTGCGGAAGAAGATGAAGCCCAAGCTGCAAGGGACTGTCTCCTGGTTTATTCCCAGGGGGAGTCTGGCTCTCCCCATGGCTCCATCGGCTGCTGCAGCTTCATTGAGGGTGACTTTGATGACCGCTTTCTTGATGATTTAGGAGATAAATTTAAGACTCTAGCAGAAATATGCATAGGTAGACACATCGACATGAAAGATGGTAGCTCCAGGAATGAATCTGGTTTCGGCGTTCATGACGCAAGCTCACGGCTCTTAAATCAGCAAAAAGCTTTCAGCTCCAAACAAGCGTTCACCTCGGGCAGCCACTTCTCATCCGCCCCACCGGCGCAGGCAGGCGGTGGCATGGGACAAGAGGCCATGTCCCAAGAGGTGGTCACGGAGACAACCTTCTCGTCACAGCAGCATGATgcccgtccccatcccacatCCTACGCGGAGACCAATGTCACCGTGACGGAAACATCCTACTCTGCGGGGGGCCCTCCCCACTCAGCTGCCGTTTTTCTAGATCCCCAGTTTTCAGAGAACGTGGTGGTGACAGAGAGGGTGCTGGCGCCTGCATCGAGCTTGCAGGGAATGGTGGAAATCCCCGACCTGCCCTCTGGAAGCAATGTGGTGGTTACGGAAAGGATGGTGAAGTCGGAGGGCGCTAGGGCAGGAGCCGTGACGGTTCAGGACCTCACCGACTCGAAGTACGTGGTGGTGAGGGAGCGGGAGAGGGTGCTCgtgcctgctgctgagcagggctCGTTGAGCTACCCCACCTTGTCTGACGGGCAGAGTATAGTGGTGAACGAGAAGGTCCTCACAGCTTCGGGGGGGACGGGCAGAGCCGAGCAGGCAAACAGTGCCGGCGCAGGAAGGCAAGAGCACGTGCTGATCACGGACTCCCTGATGAACCAGGTAGGCTCAGCTGTGGACGGGGCACCTCCTTCCAGCTCCACACTGAGCAAGTCCTCCAGGGTCACCAAGTACAGCACGGTGCAGTACACCCGCTCCTAA
- the LOC106037570 gene encoding transthyretin, whose protein sequence is MAFHSALFVFFAGLVFLAEAAPLVSHGSVDSKCPLMVKVLDAVRGSPAANVAVKVFKKAADGSWQDFANGKTTEYGEIHELTTEEQFVEGTYRVEFDTSSYWKGLGLSPFHEYADVVFTANDSGHRHYTIAALLSPFSYSTTAVVSDPQE, encoded by the exons ATGGCCTTTCACTctgctctttttgttttctttgctggaCTGGTATTTCTTGCTGAAGCTGCACCACTG GTCTCCCATGGCTCTGTTGATTCCAAATGCCCTCTCATGGTGAAAGTGCTGGATGCAGTCAGAGGAAGTCCTGCAGCTAACGTAGCTGTTAAAGTCTTTAAAAAGGCCGCAGATGGAAGCTGGCAGGACTTTGCCAATGG GAAAACCACAGAATATGGTGAGATCCATGAGCTCACAACAGAAGAACAGTTTGTAGAAGGAACATACAGGGTTGAGTTTGACACCAGCTCTTACTGGAAAGGACTTGGCCTTTCCCCATTCCATGAATATGCTGAT gtgGTGTTCACTGCTAATGATTCTGGTCACCGCCATTATACCATTGCCGCTCTCCTCAGTCCTTTCTCTTATTCAACCACTGCTGTTGTCAGTGATCCCCAGGAATAA